The following is a genomic window from Opitutus sp. GAS368.
ACCGTTCATACGACAGCGCCAGATGAAAACAGGTGTGTTGTGCGATGTCGTGGGGAGCTGAATAGTTTAACGCAAAGGCGCAAGGTCGCCAATTTGTCTGCCTAAACAATCGATCCGTTGCACAGGAGATAACAGAGCCAAGGCAGGAGGGGTTCTCAGTTTCCTTCGGTGAAAGACGGTCGTTTCCTCTGCGACTCTGCGTCTGGGCGTTAATCCTTCAGCTTTCTTGCCGTGCCGTGATGTTCCACTGTACAATCCGCGCGCGGTGGTCACGGCCGGGGTCGCGGTCGAGAAGGCCGCAGGACGCGGTGTTGATCGCGAAGTGTTTCGCCATGCCCAGGGGCAGGCCGATCCAGCGGACGGCCAGCACGCGGCCGAAGTGACCGTGGGAGAAAGCCGCCACGCGACCGGTGAGAGATGACCAGCGGGCGATCAGGCGATCGGCGCGTGCGGTGATCTGCTCCGGTGACTCACCTCCGGGGCAACCGTCGGTGTAGATGTCCCACGCCGGACGCGTTGCGCGGATCTCGGTCATCGTTTTGCCGTCGTAGTCGCCGTAATCCCACTCCGCGAGATCGGCCTCGACGGTGGCGGCGGCGTGCCCCGTCAGCTCGGCCGTGCGCCGCGCCCGTTGGCGCGGGCTGGTGAACACATGGTCAAAGGACACACCACGCAGCAGCGCGCCGAGGGCCCGGGCCTCCGCCTCGCCGTGGGCAGTCAGCGGCAGGTCGGTTTTCCCCGTGTGCTGTCCGGTCAGCGACCAGGCCGTCTCGCCATGTCGCATGAAGTAAAGTTCCATGCCGTAGTGAATCGATCAGGATTGGCCACAAAAAGCACAAAAAGCACAAAAACTGAATGTAGGGTCAGCGCTTGTCGCCGGACCTTCTTCGCATGGGACGTGGTCCGCCGGCGAGCGGCGACCCTACATTGTGGACGGATCGCTGAAATCCTCAGGTTTCAGGTTTCGGCTTTTACCCGCGCTGGACTTTTTCCCACAGAGGGTTCCCTTCCAACGGATGACCCGATGGCGCATGATCCGGCAGATGCTCTTCGACGGCCGCGGCAAGCCCCTGCCGCCGGCGCACCGGCCCGTGCCCGCGTCGTGGCGCGATGACGCCATCACCGGCAGTGTGCTCGGGCACTCGACGGTTTTCCTGAACTTCCTGGGCGTGCAGGTGCTCACCGACCCGGTCTTCTCGCGGCGGGTCGGACTCGGCGTGCCGCCGTTCGTGCTCGGGCCGAAACGCTACCATGCCCCGGCGCTGGGGCCGCGTGAGTTGCCGAAGCCCGACGTGATCGTGCTCAGTCACGCGCATTTCGACCACTTCGACGTGTGGAGCCTGCGGAAGTTCGACCGGCGCACGCCGGTGGTCACGGCCCGGGCCACG
Proteins encoded in this region:
- a CDS encoding histidine phosphatase family protein, whose translation is MELYFMRHGETAWSLTGQHTGKTDLPLTAHGEAEARALGALLRGVSFDHVFTSPRQRARRTAELTGHAAATVEADLAEWDYGDYDGKTMTEIRATRPAWDIYTDGCPGGESPEQITARADRLIARWSSLTGRVAAFSHGHFGRVLAVRWIGLPLGMAKHFAINTASCGLLDRDPGRDHRARIVQWNITARQES